The following proteins are encoded in a genomic region of Gimesia algae:
- a CDS encoding PQQ-binding-like beta-propeller repeat protein, with amino-acid sequence MNSTRINQTNVFIVITCLLLLPVSGLSADEPEEKQDPFQPNAQKQAPAQNQNALNPLKKIIQGWFGKPKPAQQANKPAQTKTPDYYRFPQDLEQERRFKSVQQLIEGENWEAAREKLQLMLENSLNLPVHINGARELITDRELIYELLDLLPEEEQEKFTRQYEALASKLLTDALQNNAAPETYAEIATRFASTQAGFDSMNFLTSYHLERGEFGLAAQYLQRLLKMHAPITRSRQWKTKAAYIFKQTGNEELVAELFQQNDESDGLNQSIKIGGADESPLKWLQKQEILQTKANRMLTEWPMLFGSPNHAARAQAADPLLIPRWSYPLTSNHSIQTQLQLIQEDLSSARHATIPALPPLAIDGKVIFRTLKGVQVLDSRTGTPLWEATLENSPETAYINAQLKSSNTPQARGLFDAEQEQQAFSPYNGTDPDSHALTSLLFRNANWGSQSSDGKHLFVLESMRLNLGRSGSARNFNRLRQRGGFEADFWSSNQLVAYDLKTGQTKWKVGGTRFEEPFDLPLAGTFFFGAPTPAENELYIIGERDREIRVYALDPETGAERWSQQIGNPDQDIELDMIRRWWIAPVAIDQGVIICPTTIGLLTAIDRLNHSILWSTRYEPVSASNNNQQFSHINQTSREPLNQRWCPSAPVISGNKVVYTPQDDETLVCLDLITGSPCWTRRAKESSLYLAGVVDNLILLVGLNGVHAVSLTNGKTVWNKSFDKDAGLPSGQAVIADHRLHVPLQSGQIWTFDVKSGLVLNKLFSPDARQSLGNLIIYQGQFLSLSAAGLASFEQKQTFEAEIKHLKQENASDPLVLFKESELLMMSHLYTQALTKLQGIDPAKLSVKDQAQYQAMMIDCLTSIIRSDFKLHDELVQRLEQQVASKKERIELQRLLVERARARKEFSTALKFLFELATAPADSFIKTGGTETQIDCWISGQAGDLWQQATPAQQAQFTQQISERARMILMKDTETRVRFLQQFGFLDASLPVLRLQIRNAMQSERFFEAELWLTRLMKLKSPQYTAEALAGMVQLCVKFNLPDDAAFYLNQLSQYDPGLIVAENLTVAQFQDQYHQNLQTNNQKPLPGNWRPRNLKLIVGGSSRYYSSGENTLDTSGSNLPFFRSLILTVNPKENRLTMKQSAGNQLMWSTPLRSTMQARSSSFNESDVVGHNLILQHRDMLHFFDLVDHRLIWSQKLEKEQTNRYHSSSYRLTPAQLGNESTLVHRHHPSIAIRKIGMIAAANADYTCYYSRRQIILIDTRTGKVRWTHENVDKETRVLGDDRMIYLVTRDRVTKKILRVSDGQPIEIGKTGQYLENAIYQGESAFVAISSAEDTKLPGLTAGVSSLFSFHPQSREFNWKLDFPRDSQFGLFSHHYLSVLSPKGQLSIIDLKTGKRSELEGIPRAELKDRQNFYLVADQNQIYFAAHSPSHNSISVNIPSIPINGMLYTFNRQTGKRLWNQEIDKQHLVLDQQNLLPVILLVSRDYKRMGNRSTSIIHLHAVDKQTGDSLLSWNAPIDSNIRDLNVDYGQKMVEILTYNARIRLYDADELAIREQKQAASLPPVEKQPAEKN; translated from the coding sequence ATGAATTCGACCAGAATAAACCAAACTAACGTTTTTATCGTGATAACCTGCCTGCTACTGCTCCCTGTCTCCGGGCTTTCCGCTGATGAACCGGAAGAAAAACAGGACCCCTTCCAACCCAATGCACAGAAACAGGCGCCCGCACAGAATCAGAATGCACTCAACCCCCTGAAGAAAATCATCCAGGGCTGGTTTGGCAAACCCAAACCAGCACAACAGGCAAACAAACCGGCACAAACGAAAACCCCTGACTATTACCGTTTTCCCCAGGACCTGGAACAGGAACGCCGTTTCAAAAGCGTGCAGCAGTTAATTGAAGGAGAAAACTGGGAGGCGGCTCGTGAAAAACTGCAACTAATGCTGGAAAACAGCCTGAATCTTCCGGTTCATATCAATGGCGCGCGGGAACTGATTACCGACCGTGAACTGATTTATGAACTTCTGGATCTCCTCCCGGAAGAAGAACAGGAAAAATTCACACGCCAGTATGAAGCACTGGCCAGCAAACTTCTCACAGATGCCCTGCAGAATAATGCCGCTCCGGAGACTTACGCTGAAATTGCCACCCGGTTCGCCAGCACTCAGGCCGGCTTTGATTCAATGAACTTCCTGACCTCGTATCATCTCGAGCGCGGAGAATTTGGCCTGGCTGCACAATATCTGCAACGCCTGCTGAAAATGCATGCCCCGATTACCAGGTCACGACAGTGGAAGACAAAAGCAGCCTATATCTTTAAACAGACGGGAAATGAAGAGCTTGTCGCTGAACTGTTCCAGCAGAATGACGAGTCTGACGGTCTCAATCAGTCCATCAAGATTGGTGGTGCCGACGAAAGCCCACTGAAGTGGTTGCAGAAACAGGAAATCCTACAGACGAAAGCAAACCGGATGCTGACGGAGTGGCCGATGCTGTTCGGCTCACCCAATCATGCTGCCCGGGCCCAGGCTGCCGATCCGTTACTGATCCCCCGCTGGTCCTATCCTCTCACATCGAATCATTCCATACAGACCCAGTTGCAACTGATCCAGGAAGATCTCAGCAGTGCCCGACATGCCACCATTCCCGCTTTGCCTCCACTGGCAATTGATGGAAAAGTCATCTTCCGTACTCTTAAAGGAGTGCAGGTACTCGATTCCCGCACGGGAACTCCTCTCTGGGAAGCGACGCTGGAGAACTCACCGGAAACGGCCTATATCAATGCCCAGCTCAAGAGCAGCAACACCCCACAAGCCCGAGGCCTGTTTGATGCGGAACAGGAACAACAGGCATTCTCACCTTATAATGGAACAGACCCCGATTCCCACGCTCTCACAAGCCTGCTGTTTAGAAATGCCAACTGGGGCAGCCAGAGCAGCGACGGAAAACACCTGTTCGTATTGGAGAGCATGCGGCTGAATCTGGGTCGTTCCGGCTCGGCACGAAATTTCAACCGCCTGCGACAGCGGGGTGGATTTGAAGCAGACTTCTGGTCCAGCAATCAGTTGGTTGCCTACGATCTGAAAACCGGTCAAACCAAATGGAAAGTGGGCGGCACCCGCTTTGAAGAACCATTCGACCTGCCTCTGGCGGGAACCTTTTTCTTCGGTGCTCCTACACCTGCTGAAAATGAACTCTACATTATCGGAGAACGGGACCGGGAAATCCGCGTCTACGCCCTGGATCCGGAAACGGGCGCGGAACGCTGGTCGCAACAGATCGGCAACCCCGATCAGGATATTGAACTCGACATGATCCGCCGCTGGTGGATCGCGCCCGTCGCGATCGATCAGGGAGTGATTATCTGCCCGACGACGATTGGCCTCTTAACCGCCATCGATCGTCTGAATCATTCGATTCTCTGGTCAACCAGATACGAACCGGTCAGTGCCAGCAACAACAACCAGCAGTTCAGTCACATCAACCAGACTTCCCGGGAACCCCTGAATCAGCGCTGGTGTCCTTCTGCCCCTGTCATCAGCGGAAATAAGGTGGTCTATACGCCCCAGGATGATGAAACGCTGGTCTGCCTCGATCTGATTACAGGTTCTCCCTGCTGGACGCGCCGCGCCAAAGAAAGCTCACTCTACCTGGCGGGAGTTGTTGATAATCTGATTCTGCTGGTTGGCTTAAATGGCGTCCATGCGGTTTCACTGACGAATGGAAAAACGGTCTGGAATAAATCCTTTGATAAAGACGCCGGCCTTCCGTCGGGTCAGGCAGTCATCGCCGATCACCGTCTGCACGTTCCTTTACAGAGTGGGCAGATCTGGACCTTTGACGTCAAGTCGGGCCTGGTACTGAATAAACTTTTCAGTCCCGACGCCAGACAGTCATTGGGTAACCTGATCATCTACCAGGGTCAGTTTTTGTCACTCAGCGCGGCAGGACTTGCCAGTTTCGAACAGAAACAGACCTTCGAAGCAGAAATCAAACACCTGAAACAAGAGAACGCCAGTGACCCGCTGGTACTCTTTAAAGAGTCTGAACTGTTAATGATGAGCCATCTCTACACACAGGCTCTGACGAAACTGCAGGGGATCGACCCCGCAAAGCTTTCTGTCAAAGATCAAGCTCAATATCAGGCAATGATGATCGACTGCCTGACTTCTATTATTCGCTCTGATTTCAAGCTACATGATGAACTGGTCCAACGCCTGGAACAACAGGTCGCTTCGAAAAAAGAACGCATTGAACTGCAAAGACTGCTGGTGGAACGTGCCCGGGCCCGCAAAGAGTTTTCCACAGCTCTGAAATTTCTGTTTGAACTCGCGACTGCACCGGCAGACTCCTTCATCAAAACAGGTGGTACCGAAACGCAAATTGACTGCTGGATCTCCGGACAGGCCGGCGATCTCTGGCAACAGGCCACTCCCGCGCAACAGGCACAGTTTACGCAGCAGATCAGCGAGCGTGCGCGGATGATTCTGATGAAAGATACCGAAACCAGAGTACGCTTTCTGCAGCAGTTCGGTTTCCTTGACGCCTCACTACCGGTGCTGCGACTGCAAATCAGGAACGCAATGCAATCGGAGCGGTTCTTTGAAGCAGAACTCTGGTTGACCAGATTGATGAAACTGAAGTCGCCTCAGTATACGGCTGAAGCGTTGGCCGGGATGGTCCAACTCTGTGTAAAATTCAACCTGCCGGACGACGCTGCTTTTTACCTGAATCAACTTTCACAGTACGACCCCGGCCTGATTGTGGCAGAGAATCTGACCGTGGCACAATTTCAGGATCAGTATCATCAGAACCTGCAGACGAACAATCAGAAACCATTACCGGGAAACTGGCGGCCTCGCAACCTGAAACTTATTGTAGGAGGTTCGTCGCGATATTATTCCTCGGGAGAAAACACGCTGGATACCAGTGGCTCCAACCTGCCGTTCTTCCGGTCCCTGATACTGACAGTCAACCCCAAAGAAAATCGTCTGACGATGAAACAGTCTGCGGGAAATCAGCTGATGTGGTCAACTCCGCTACGATCGACCATGCAGGCCCGCTCATCCAGCTTTAATGAAAGTGATGTGGTCGGGCATAATCTGATTCTGCAGCATCGAGATATGCTGCACTTCTTTGACCTTGTCGACCACAGACTGATCTGGAGTCAGAAGCTGGAAAAGGAACAGACAAACCGCTATCACTCCAGTTCCTATCGTCTGACCCCGGCTCAACTGGGAAATGAATCGACCCTCGTGCATCGACACCACCCTTCCATCGCCATCCGCAAAATAGGGATGATTGCCGCTGCCAATGCTGACTACACCTGCTACTACAGCCGTCGGCAGATCATCCTCATTGATACCCGTACCGGGAAAGTTCGCTGGACCCATGAGAATGTCGATAAAGAAACCCGCGTACTGGGTGACGATCGCATGATCTATCTGGTCACCCGGGATCGTGTGACCAAAAAAATTCTGCGTGTCAGTGATGGCCAGCCGATCGAAATCGGGAAAACCGGGCAATACCTTGAAAATGCCATCTATCAAGGCGAGTCTGCATTTGTCGCCATCTCGTCAGCAGAGGACACAAAACTGCCAGGCCTGACCGCCGGCGTCAGCTCCCTCTTCAGTTTTCATCCCCAGTCCAGAGAATTCAACTGGAAGCTTGATTTTCCACGCGATTCTCAGTTCGGACTCTTCAGCCACCACTACCTGTCAGTATTAAGCCCTAAGGGACAGTTATCAATTATTGACCTCAAAACGGGGAAACGCTCTGAACTGGAAGGCATCCCACGCGCAGAACTCAAAGATCGTCAGAATTTCTATCTCGTTGCAGATCAGAATCAGATTTATTTCGCGGCCCACTCGCCTTCGCACAATTCCATTTCGGTCAATATCCCCTCGATCCCCATCAACGGGATGCTTTATACTTTCAATCGCCAGACGGGGAAACGACTCTGGAACCAGGAAATTGACAAACAACACCTGGTCCTCGACCAGCAGAATCTGCTGCCAGTCATCCTGCTGGTCTCCCGAGATTACAAACGCATGGGAAATCGCTCTACCAGCATCATTCATCTCCACGCGGTCGACAAACAGACGGGCGACAGCCTGCTCTCCTGGAATGCACCCATCGACTCCAATATCAGAGATCTGAATGTCGATTATGGTCAGAAAATGGTGGAAATCCTGACTTATAATGCAAGAATTCGTCTGTACGATGCCGATGAACTGGCAATCCGCGAACAAAAACAGGCAGCGTCTCTGCCCCCCGTTGAAAAGCAGCCGGCTGAAAAGAATTAA